The Raphanus sativus cultivar WK10039 chromosome 2, ASM80110v3, whole genome shotgun sequence genome includes a region encoding these proteins:
- the LOC108841482 gene encoding putative RING-H2 finger protein ATL71 has protein sequence MNTTGVQPNSDLLIPASDRIGGFAYGLGVSIGIILLITTITLASYCCTRTHISASPTTTPRSRRRQRQVNVTSLPGEERFHVNGDDDRNDTVVVEILGLNDEEIKSFPNIPYEEARVSYSLQRDSTATSCCSICLADYKKTDMIRVLPDCNHLFHVKCVDPWLKLHPTCPVCRTSPLPSPAMTPVADVVSFSRRAMDI, from the coding sequence ATGAATACCACGGGGGTGCAGCCTAACTCCGACCTGTTGATACCAGCCAGCGATAGGATCGGTGGCTTCGCTTATGGGCTAGGTGTCTCCATTGGTATAATTCTCCTCATCACCACAATCACCCTCGCGTCTTATTGTTGCACTAGAACCCATATCTCCGCATCTCCCACGACCACTCCGAGGTCAAGACGCAGGCAAAGACAGGTCAATGTAACTTCGCTACCTGGCGAAGAAAGGTTTCACGTCAACGGCGATGATGATCGAAACGACACCGTGGTGGTCGAAATCTTGGGACTAAACGATGAAGAGATCAAGAGTTTCCCAAACATTCCTTACGAAGAGGCTCGCGTGAGTTATAGCTTGCAAAGGGATTCTACTGCGACGTCGTGTTGTTCAATATGTCTTGCGGATTACAAGAAGACAGATATGATCAGGGTTTTGCCGGATTGTAACCATTTGTTTCACGTCAAGTGCGTTGACCCTTGGCTCAAACTTCATCCTACGTGTCCTGTGTGTCGTACGTCTCCCTTGCCGTCTCCGGCGATGACACCTGTCGCCGACGTTGTTTCCTTTTCCCGTCGGGCGATGGATATTTGA
- the LOC108841635 gene encoding uncharacterized protein LOC108841635 yields MSRVAVLPLAVYLLLFVSTTVRATDVQYCEENAEYEVKVKEVYISPNPIARGETATFTISANTGRGISGGKLVIEVSYFGWHVHSETHDLCSETTCPVETGDFLVSHSQVLSAYAPSGSYSLQMKMIDLQNKELTCIRFYIDIGSASSVADM; encoded by the exons ATGTCCAGAGTCGCGGTTCTTCCTCTCGCTGTTTATCTTCTCCTCTTCGTTTCAACCACTGTTCGAGCCACCGATGTCCAATATTGTG AGGAGAATGCAGAGTATGAAGTGAAAGTGAAAGAGGTTTACATATCGCCCAATCCTATAGCTCGAGGCGAGACAGCTACCTTTACCATCTCTGCCAACACAG GCCGTGGGATCTCGGGTGGGAAGCTGGTGATTGAAGTTTCGTACTTTGGATGGCACGTTCACTCTGAGACGCATGACCTCTGCAGTGAGACTACTTGCCCTGTAGAAACCGGAGATTTCTTGGTTTCACACTCTCAAGTTCTTTCTGCCTATGCTCCTTCT GGTTCGTACTCGCTGCAAATGAAGATGATTGATTTGCAGAATAAGGAGTTAACGTGCATTAGATTCTACATCGACATTGGATCCGCATCATCTGTGGCCGACATGTAG
- the LOC108841571 gene encoding ABC transporter G family member 22 gives MSTEKPPLASDLARTRSEQLYETVAAAIKSPHGSMDANGVPATSPAAISGGGGTLSRKSSRKLMMGASPGRSGGAGTHIRKSRSAQLKLELDEVSSGAALSRASSASLGLSFSFTGFAMPPEEISDFIPFSDDEMISEYNDAGNKKPKFQAEPTLPIFLKFKEVTYKVVIKKLTSSLEKEILSGINGNVNPGEVLALMGPSGSGKTTLLSLLGGRISQSAIGGSITYNNKPYSKYLKSKIGFVTQDDVLFPHLTVKETLTYAARLRLPKTLTREQKEQRAISVIQELGLERCQDTMIGGAFVRGVSGGERKRVSIGNEIIINPSLLLLDEPTSGLDSTTALRTIQMLHDIAEAGKTVITTIHQPSSRLFHRFDKLILLGRGNLLYFGKSSEALDYFSSIGCSPLIAMNPAEFLLDLANGNINDISVPSELDDRVQVGISNRESQTGKPSPAVVHEYLVEAYETRVAEQEKKKLTDPVPLGEEEAKAKALRLKRQWGASWWEQYCILFCRGLKERRHEYFSWLRVTQVLATAVILGLLWWQSDIRTPSGLQDQAGLLFFIAVFWGFFPVFTAIFTFPQERAMLNKERAADMYRLSAYFLARTTSDLPLDFILPSLFLLVVYFMTGLRLSPYPFFLSMLTVFLCIIAAQGLGLAIGAILMDLKKATTLASVTVMTFMLAGGFFVKKVPVFISWIRYLSFNYHTYKLLLKVQYQDFAQSINGMRIGNGVTEVVALVVMIFGYRLLAYLSLRQMKITT, from the exons ATGTCAACAGAGAAGCCACCGTTGGCCTCCGATTTAGCTCGGACACGGTCTGAACAGCTATATGAGACGGTGGCCGCTGCCATCAAATCACCTCACGGCTCCATGGACGCTAATGGTGTGCCTGCCACGTCTCCGGCGGCCATCAGTGGTGGAGGAGGGACGTTGTCGCGAAAATCTAGCCGGAAACTGATGATGGGGGCGTCTCCGGGTAGGAGTGGAGGAGCCGGGACACACATAAGGAAGTCTAGGAGTGCTCAGCTTAAGCTCGAGCTAGATGAGGTGAGCAGCGGTGCGGCGCTGAGTCGTGCGTCGAGTGCGTCGCTCGGGCTTTCGTTTTCGTTCACCGGTTTCGCTATGCCGCCGGAGGAAATATCCGACTTCATACCATTCAGCGACGACGAGATGATAT CGGAATACAATGATGCGGGAAACAAGAAGCCTAAGTTTCAAGCAGAACCAACATTGCCCATCTTTCTCAAG TTCAAGGAAGTTACATACAAAGTGGTGATAAAGAAATTGACATCATCGTTAGAGAAAGAGATATTGAGTGGAATAAATGGGAATGTGAATCCTGGTGAAGTTCTTGCTCTAATGGGTCCTTCGGGGAGTGGCAAAACAACTCTTCTTAGCTTACTCGGCGGTCGAATCTCTCAATCTGCCATCGGAGGCTCTATTACTTACAACAACAAGCCTTACTCTAAGTACTTGAAAAGCAA GATTGGATTTGTGACTCAAGACGATGTTCTGTTTCCTCATCTTACCGTGAAAGAAACGCTAACCTACGCTGCTCGTTTGCGTCTACCTAAGACTCTTACAAGAGAGCAGAAGGAGCAACGAGCTATAAGTGTTATCCAAGAACTAGGTTTAGAGAG GTGCCAAGACACTATGATTGGTGGAGCATTCGTGCGAGGTGTATCGGGTGGAGAGAGGAAAAGAGTCTCTATCGGAAACGAAATCATTATCAATCCCTCTCTGTTACTTCTTGATGAACCAACTTCAGGTTTAGATTCCACCACTGCTCTAAGAACCATCCAGATGCTCCACGACATAGCCGAG GCGGGGAAGACAGTGATCACAACGATACATCAGCCCTCGAGTAGACTCTTCCATAGATTCGACAAGCTGATACTGTTGGGAAGAGGAAACCTTCTCTACTTTGGGAAATCATCAGAAGCTTTGGATTACTTCTCTTCCATTGGATGCTCTCCTCTCATCGCCATGAACCCCGCAGAGTTCTTGCTTGATCTCGCCAACGGTAACATCAATGACATCTCTGTGCCTTCTGAGTTGGATGATAGAGTTCAAGTTGGGATCTCAAACAGAGAATCTCAAACTGGCAAGCCATCTCCTGCTGTTGTTCATGAG TATCTGGTGGAGGCATATGAGACTAGGGTTGCAGaacaggagaagaagaaactgacTGATCCTGTGCcacttggagaagaagaagctaaggCTAAAGCTCTGCGTCTGAAGAGACAATGGGGAGCGAGCTGGTGGGAGCAATACTGCATACTGTTCTGTAGAGGACTCAAAGAGAGGCGACATGAATACTTCAGCTGGTTGCGTGTTACACAAGTTCTTGCCACAGCTGTGATTTTAGGTCTTCTCTGGTGGCAGTCTGATATTCGGACTCCAAGCGGACTACAAGATCAG GCCGGTTTGCTCTTCTTCATAGCGGTCTTTTGGGGTTTTTTCCCTGTTTTCACAGCTATTTTTACGTTTCCTCAAGAGCGGGCCATGCTCAATAAGGAGAGAGCAGCGGATATGTACAGATTAAGTGCATACTTCTTAGCTCGGACCACGAGTGATCTCCCTCTCGACTTCATTCTAccttctctcttccttctcgTGGTCTACTTCATGACAGGTCTTCGTCTCAGCCCCTACCCATTCTTCTTGAGCATGCTCACGGTTTTCCTTTGCATCATTGCAGCTCAG GGACTTGGACTTGCTATTGGTGCAATTTTAATGGACCTAAAGAAGGCAACGACTTTGGCTTCAGTAACTGTCATGACATTTATGCTTGCTGGAGGATTCTTTGTTAAG AAAGTACCAGTGTTCATCTCGTGGATACGTTACCTATCCTTCAATTACCACACCTACAAGCTTCTACTTAAAGTTCAATATCAAGACTTTGCTCAATCTATCAACGGGATGAGAATAGGCAATGGAGTTACTGAAGTGGTTGCACTGGTTGTCATGATTTTTGGTTATCGCCTCCTTGCTTATCTGTCTCTGAGGCAAATGAAGATTACAACATAA
- the LOC108840498 gene encoding uncharacterized protein LOC108840498 — MNPSTSTEPSLGEKQPSLRRSPSTPSLCCGGSTAAEFCGGTTADFAALCCCGPCSVVSLVVLAVYKIPRGLCRRMRRRGNGDSKLSKVGSSKFAVHPSKEEDEDLDKLAMELKEEGEEDDEEAVALEKEMWNRFYSGGFWRSLSQAETASSPKAE, encoded by the coding sequence ATGAATCCGTCGACTTCTACCGAACCGTCTCTCGGCGAGAAACAACCTAGTCTCCGTCGAAGTCCGTCGACGCCGTCGCTGTGCTGCGGAGGATCCACCGCGGCTGAGTTCTGCGGTGGCACGACGGCAGATTTCGCCGCGCTGTGTTGCTGCGGTCCTTGCAGCGTCGTCAGCCTCGTCGTCCTCGCCGTCTACAAAATCCCTCGCGGACTCTGCCGCCGTATGCGGCGGAGAGGAAATGGAGATTCGAAGCTGAGCAAAGTCGGGAGCTCGAAGTTCGCTGTTCATCCGAGCAAAGAAGAGGACGAAGATCTGGATAAGCTAGCGATGGAACTGAAggaggaaggagaagaggaCGACGAGGAAGCGGTGGCGTTAGAGAAAGAGATGTGGAACAGATTTTACAGCGGTGGTTTCTGGCGCAGCCTTTCGCAAGCCGAAACGGCGTCGTCTCCGAAAGCTGAGTAG
- the LOC108838879 gene encoding MADS-box transcription factor PHERES 2-like → MAREKMKLTRIANPRERKTAYKRRVQGLINKVKELTILCGSDACLTIFNRDDNKLVAWPSPQVAESLMDRFYSLPSFERTIKAETQESFIKTNMKKMEKKLVDCRERVAELEVEHLMFQLDNGRRVDDLSQTEAKILKSYTNKRIMGLNKKLGYPEHAYTSVKEPFLRDGTPRVWDAAFEQGYCSSLTESSCIYFLDKWFFDDPKVQEHGDDGTHLPTLVHRFDLNKEPSDDEEDLETYKGESSKSGGASDA, encoded by the coding sequence ATGGCAAGAGAAAAGATGAAGCTTACTCGGATCGCGAATCCAAGGGAAAGAAAGACCGCTTACAAGAGGAGGGTGCAAGGGTTGATAAATAAAGTTAAAGAGCTAACCATCTTGTGTGGCTCAGATGCTTGTTTGACTATTTTCAACCGTGATGATAATAAGTTGGTGGCGTGGCCGTCTCCGCAGGTGGCTGAATCTCTCATGGACCGGTTTTACTCATTACCAAGCTTCGAGAGGACCATTAAGGCAGAGACTCAAGAGTCATTCATCAAGACCAATATGaaaaagatggagaagaaaCTAGTCGATTGTCGGGAGCGAGTTGCTGAGTTAGAGGTGGAGCATCTCATGTTCCAACTGGATAACGGGCGCAGGGTTGATGATCTCTCCCAAACCGAGGCTAAGATTTTGAAATCATATACAAATAAGAGGATTATGGGTTTGAATAAAAAGTTAGGTTATCCGGAACATGCTTATACAAGTGTCAAGGAGCCATTTCTGAGGGATGGGACCCCGAGGGTTTGGGACGCTGCATTTGAGCAGGGGTATTGTTCTAGCCTGACGGAAAGTAGCTGTATCTATTTTTTGGATAAGTGGTTCTTTGATGATCCAAAGGTCCAAGAACATGGCGATGATGGGACTCATTTACCCACACTGGTTCATCGATTTGATCTGAACAAGGAACCATCTGATGACGAAGAGGACTTGGAGACCTATAAAGGTGAGAGTAGCAAGTCTGGTGGTGCAAGCGACGCCTGA
- the LOC108840965 gene encoding ABC transporter G family member 22, with the protein MNQLTVSAEDNEAGNKKPKFQAEPTLPIFLKFKEVTYKVVIKELTSSAEKDILSGINGSVSPGEVLALMGPSGSGKTTLLSLLGGRISQSAIGGSITYNNKPYSKYLKSKIGFVTQDDVLFPHLTVKETLTYAARLRLPKTLTREQKEQRAIGVIQELGLERCQDTMIGGAFVRGVSGGERKRVSIGNEIIINPSLLLLDEPTSGLDSTTALRTIQMLHDIAEAGKTVITTIHQPSSRLFHRFDKLILLGRGNLLYFGKSSEALDYFSSIGCSPLIAMNPAEFLLDLANGNISDISVPSELDDRVQVGISNRESQTGKPSPAVVHEYLVEAYETRVAEQEKKKLTDPVPLGEEEAKAKALRLKRQWGASWLEQYCILFCRGLKERRHEYFSWLRVTQVLATAVILGLLWWQSDIRTPSGLQDQAGLLFFIAVFWGFFPVFTAIFTFPQERAMLNKERAADMYRLSAYFLARTTSDLPLDFILPSLFLLVVYFMTGLRLSPYPFFLSMLTVFLCIIAAQGLGLAIGAILMDLKKATTLASVTVMTFMLAGGFFVKKVPVFISWIRYLSFNYHTYKLLLKVQYQEFAQSINGMRIDNGVTEVVALVVMIFGYRLLAYLSLRQMKITT; encoded by the exons ATGAATCAACTGACTGTTTCAGCGGAAGACAATGAAGCAGGAAACAAGAAGCCTAAGTTTCAAGCAGAACCAACATTGCCCATCTTTCTCAAG TTCAAGGAAGTTACATACAAAGTGGTGATAAAGGAATTGACATCATCGGCAGAGAAAGATATATTAAGTGGAATAAATGGGAGTGTGAGTCCTGGTGAAGTTCTTGCTCTCATGGGTCCATCGGGGAGTGGCAAAACAACTCTTCTTAGCTTACTCGGCGGTCGAATCTCTCAATCTGCCATCGGAGGCTCTATTACTTACAACAACAAGCCTTACTCTAAGTACTTGAAAAGcaa GATTGGATTTGTGACCCAAGACGATGTTCTGTTTCCTCATCTTACCGTGAAAGAAACGCTAACCTACGCTGCTCGTTTGCGTCTACCTAAGACTCTTACAAGAGAGCAGAAGGAGCAACGAGCTATAGGTGTTATCCAAGAACTAGGCTTAGAGAG GTGCCAAGACACTATGATTGGTGGAGCATTCGTGCGAGGTGTATCAGGTGGAGAGAGGAAAAGAGTCTCTATTGGTAACGAGATCATCATCAATCCCTCTCTGTTACTTCTTGATGAACCAACTTCAGGTTTAGATTCCACCACTGCTCTAAGAACCATCCAGATGCTCCACGACATAGCCGAG GCGGGGAAGACAGTGATCACAACGATACATCAGCCCTCGAGTAGACTCTTCCATAGATTCGACAAGCTGATACTATTGGGAAGAGGAAACCTTCTCTACTTTGGAAAATCATCAGAagctttggactacttctcttCCATTGGATGCTCCCCTCTCATCGCCATGAACCCTGCAGAGTTCTTGCTTGATCTCGCCAACGGTAACATCAGTGACATCTCTGTGCCTTCTGAGTTAGATGATAGAGTTCAAGTTGGGATTTCAAACAGAGAATCTCAAACTGGCAAGCCATCTCCTGCTGTTGTTCATGAG TATCTGGTGGAGGCATATGAGACTAGGGTTGCAGaacaggagaagaagaaactgacTGATCCTGTGCcacttggagaagaagaagctaaggCTAAAGCTCTGCGTCTGAAGAGACAATGGGGAGCAAGCTGGTTGGAGCAATACTGCATACTGTTCTGTAGAGGACTCAAAGAGAGGCGACATGAATACTTCAGCTGGTTGCGTGTTACACAAGTTCTTGCCACAGCTGTGATTTTAGGTCTTCTCTGGTGGCAGTCTGATATTAGGACTCCAAGCGGACTACAAGATCAG GCCGGTTTGCTCTTCTTCATAGCGGTTTTCTGGGGGTTTTTCCCTGTTTTCACAGCTATCTTTACGTTTCCTCAAGAGCGGGCCATGCTCAATAAGGAGAGAGCAGCGGATATGTATAGATTAAGTGCATACTTCTTAGCTCGGACCACGAGTGATCTCCCTCTCGACTTCATTCTAccttctctcttccttctcgTGGTCTACTTCATGACAGGTCTTCGTCTCAGCCCATATCCATTCTTTTTGAGCATGCTCACGGTTTTCCTTTGCATCATTGCAGCTCAG GGACTTGGACTTGCTATTGGTGCAATTTTAATGGACTTAAAAAAGGCGACGACTTTGGCTTCAGTAACTGTCATGACATTTATGCTTGCTGGAGGGTTCTTTGTTAAG AAAGTACCAGTTTTCATCTCGTGGATACGTTACCTATCCTTCAATTACCACACCTACAAGCTTCTTCTTAAAGTTCAGTATCAAGAATTTGCTCAATCCATCAACGGGATGAGAATAGACAATGGAGTTACTGAAGTGGTTGCACTCGTCGTCATGATTTTTGGTTATCGCCTCCTTGCTTATCTGTCTCTGAGGCAAATGAAGATTACAACATAA